The Cloeon dipterum chromosome X, ieCloDipt1.1, whole genome shotgun sequence genome includes a window with the following:
- the LOC135945193 gene encoding uncharacterized protein LOC135945193: protein MPRTARSTIATFMNDESVDAESCTVANNSDNSDGKEDCVISKALDVAKGISAASENEEKMILLGKLRRLIDMTQCETTPLDNLNYQGGHGLLESVKNPFLKGEPALLVNFIDALGLLLESSLKSGVQDSLALLNVLLRVTSSDYGQRVVASNKRIMTWLFLKLNPEDPTMLNNRESEIMDIILSLLKRCSRVYRVQIYEGWLREVVDWMKAQLVQDAEFKDRQSKIVLEILLNICSSNRGRLPLIEQSGLKQLISQISKLMSNKTDDIQIFTARLQLLLTPYDLGIDDGTLVPLSIVRIIGILQRTMENQSQTALLVSCLEYLNDIVNFSPCTVQLHERNWLLLIEEFLSFSNEEKKTWYNNLAEPLLSLLLSLHCDEVKLSISDSTSDVINNCASEFCLIILSDVLGACDVHNSAIISIKSKVFLLLAKSLASVEIWSRVSSMREPNTVSKLLIRILETLISERVDVGDIDLPYSISAAKLLTRVASLDQTFSQTLNDTLMDSLLFDGTGSMSNDQVLACVILATHLADSFPETWLSKSQEFFERDDVCKQIVNALRFASHDLVLDLNFAIAKLSTEKGNCQLRKYLRRADSGNYTIHSYQDSFQLGSTFSSNKSLRNNLDPASRKELIAEYEEKIQSLNFEREQCQKTINSMKDLVDFYMSKEKFMENERAKLGIRNLEQIAENENMMRELRVKGQKIKEMQHYDAKLKQLLDEVRVDLGSKTKTLSELSEVKIRLEKTINELSEDLELHKKDLAEMKTKEENSQRVIGELRSELEIRNYEFEEMKTDNDRMRKSIMTHEQKISKYRQLAQDNKLEMAELKEALAKQDETLKAFKESNKEMLVELEELKRFKENILNITSKSK from the exons ATGCCACGAACTGCAAGATCTACAATCGCAACGTTCATGAACGATGA gtcTGTTGATGCTGAATCTTGTACCGTAGCAAATAACAGCGACAATTCTGATGGAAAAGAAGACTGTGTCATTTCAAAGGCTCTGGACGTTGCCAAAGGTATATCAGCTGCGTCGGAAAATGAGGAGAAAATGATTCTGCTGGGCAAACTCCGGCGCCTCATTGAC ATGACCCAATGTGAAACTACACCATTGGACAACTTAAATTACCAAGGAGGACACGGCCTGCTGGAGTCTGTCAAGAATCCATTCCTGAAAGGAGAGCCCGCTCTACTGGTCAATTTCATTGATGCCCTAGGCTTGCTGTTGGAATCCAGTCTGAAATCCGGTGTACAAGATTCTCTTGCGCTGCTGAATGTCCTCTTG agagTTACGAGTAGTGACTATGGACAGAGGGTTGTGGCTAGCAACAAAAGAATTATGACCTGGCTATTCCTTAAGCTCAACCCTGAAGACCCGACCATGCTCAACAACAGAGAGAGCGAAATCATGGACATTATTCTAAGCCTCCTGAAGAGATGCTCAAGGGTTTACCGAGTTCAAATTTATGAAGGTTGGCTTAGAGAG GTAGTTGATTGGATGAAGGCCCAGCTTGTCCAAGATGCTGAATTCAAAGACCGTCAGTCCAAAATCGTGCTCGAAATTTTGCTTAATATCTGCAGTAGTAACAGAGGCAGGCTTCCTCTCATTGAGCAAAGTGGGCTGAAACAACTCATTTCGCAAATAAGCAAACTGATGTCCAACAAAACTGAtgacattcaaattttt ACGGCTAGGCTGCAATTGCTGCTCACCCCATACGACTTAGGCATTGACGATGGAACGCTGGTGCCATTGAGCATTGTCCGAATCATTGGAATCCTGCAGCGGACGATGGAAAACCAGAGCCAGACTGCCCTGCTGGTCAGTTGCTTGGAATACTTGAATGACATTGTCAACTTTTCCCCGTGCACGGTGCAGTT GCATGAGCGGAACTGGTTGCTTTTGATTGAGGAGTTTTTGAGCTTCTCCAATGAGGAAAAAAAGACATGGTACAACAATCTGGCTGAGCCTCTATTGAGTCTGCTCCTCTCCTTGCATTGTGATGAAGTCAAGCTGTCAATCAGTGACAGCACTTCTGACGTTATCAACAACTGCGCCTCTGAATTCTGCCTGATCATTCTCAGCGATGTTTTGGGTGCTTGTGATGTGCATAATTCAG CAATCATTTCCATCAAGAGCAAAGTATTTTTACTGCTCGCCAAAAGTTTGGCATCTGTGGAGATTTGGTCAAGAGTCTCCTCGATGCGAGAGCCAAATACAGTTTCTAAACTACTGATCAGAATCTTAGAAACTCTAATCTCAGAAAGAGTCGACGTAGGAGATATTGATCTGCCATACTCTATATCAGCAGCAAAGCTTCTGACGCGT GTTGCCTCACTAGATCAAACGTTCAGCCAAACCCTGAATGATACTCTGATGGACAGCCTTCTCTTTGATGGTACTGGCAGTATGAGCAATGATCAGGTGTTAGCCTGCGTTATCTTGGCAACCCACCTAGCCGACTCTTTCCCTGAAACCTGGTTGAGTAAAAGCCAAGAGTTTTTTGAGCGAGATGATGTGTGCAAGCAGATCGTCAACGCGCTCAGATTTGCCTCTCATGATTTGGTTTTAGActtgaattttgcaattgcCAAGCTTTCAACCGAAAAGGG GAATTGTCAGCTAAGAAAGTATTTAAGACGCGCTGACAGTGGGAACTACACTATTCATTCATACCAGGATTCCTTCCAACTTGGTTCAACCTTCTCCAGCAACAAATCACTACGAAATAATTTAGACCCAGCATCT AGAAAGGAATTGATTGCGGAATATGAGGAGAAGATTCAATCTTTAAACTTTGAAAGAGAGCAGTGCCAGAAAACAATTAACTCAATGAAGGATCTGGTGGATTTTTACATGTCAAAGGAGAAATTCATGGAAAATGAG AGAGCAAAACTGGGAATTAGAAATTTGGAACAGATAGCAGAGAATGAGAACATGATGCGTGAGCTCCGCGTGAAAGgccaaaaaatcaaagagaTGCAGCATTATGACGCCAAACTAAAACAG CTTCTAGATGAAGTGAGGGTTGACTTGGGTTCAAAAACTAAGACTCTGTCCGAGCTCAGTGAAGTAAAAATTCGCTTGGAAAAG ACCATCAACGAACTGAGCGAAGATTTAGAATTACACAAGAAGGATCTAGCAGAAATGAAAACTAAGGAGGAGAACTCTCAGAGG GTCATTGGTGAGTTGAGATCTGAGCTGGAAATACGGAATTATGAATTTGAAGAAATGAAGACTGATAACGACAGAATGAGGAAGAGCATTATGA ccCACGAGCAGAAAATCTCCAAATACAGGCAACTGGCTCAAGATAACAAACTGGAAATGGCAGAGTTGAAGGAG gCGCTGGCCAAACAAGATGAAACACTTAAGGCGTTTAAGGAGAGCAACAAAGAGATGTTGGTGGAATTGGAAGAGCTGAAGAGGTTCAAAGAAAACATCCTTAATATCACATCTAAATCTAAGTGA
- the Cda9 gene encoding chitin deacetylase 7, with translation MKLVVLLMLGLAGANCARIQSRVAEDCNPDICNSQSCRCFNPGVTPGGLSPQDIPQIVLVTFDDAVTSLLYSNYYSDAFANRQNPNGCPVGATFFMSHEYSDYESVNKLWNSGHEIALHSITHTSSPDYWTQATADELAKEFNDQRDMIAHFANIPSADISGLRTPFLLLGGDATFQMITDNNFLYDCSWPTQSFVGKGLYPYSLDYKSNQDCNVGVCPTESHPGAWVLPMVDWIGANGYACAMVDTCVSGATGANELLEFIKTNFHRHYDNYREPFGFYVHAAWFNTNSTNYEAFKMFLDYVGTLNDAYVVTAKQAIEWTRNPTNTGGAANTFGCPAKEPAVCNKRTCNLQKPGEGERIMVSCVDCPPNYPWLGNPLGQ, from the exons ATGAAGCTGGTTGTCCTGCTTATGTTGGGTCTCGCCGGGGCCAATTGCGCTCGCATCCAGTCTAGGGTCGCTGAGGACTGCAATCCCGACATCTGCAACAGCCAAAGCTGCCGATGCTTCAACCCTGGTGTCACTCCTGGAGGACTCAGCCCGCAAGATATTCCGCAG ATTGTCCTGGTCACATTTGATGATGCCGTGACCTCGTTGTTATACAGCAACTACTACTCAGACGCATTCGCTAACCGCCAAAATCCAAACGGTTGTCCTGTTGGGGCCACGTTCTTCATGTCCCACGAGTACTCTGATTACGAAAGTGTCAACAAGTTGTGGAACAGCGGACACGAAATTGCATTGCACTCGATTAC ACACACTTCCTCCCCTGACTACTGGACCCAGGCCACGGCTGATGAACTGGCGAAGGAGTTCAATGATCAGAGAGACATGATTGCCCACTTTGCAAATATCCCCTCGGCTGACATTTCGGGTCTCAGGACCCCATTCTTGCTACTTGGTGGAGATGCTACTTTCCAG ATGATAACCGACAACAATTTCTTGTATGACTGCTCCTGGCCGACGCAATCTTTCGTCGGAAAAGGCCTGTACCCTTACTCCCTTGATTACAAGAGCAATCAG GATTGCAACGTCGGTGTTTGTCCGACCGAATCTCATCCTGGCGCTTGGGTGCTGCCTATGGTCGATTGGATTGGCGCGAACGGCTATGCTTGCGCTATGGTCGACACTTGCGTCAG TGGTGCCACTGGTGCAAACGAGCTGCTCGAATTCATCAAGACCAATTTCCACCGACACTACGACAATTACAGGGAGCCATTCGGATTCTATGTGCACGCAGCTTGGTTCAATACTAACTCCACCAACTATGAAGCGTTTAAAAT GTTCTTGGACTATGTTGGCACCTTGAACGACGCTTATGTGGTAACTGCAAAGCAGGCGATCGAGTGGACGAGAAACCCTACCAACACTGGTGGAGCGGCCAACACGTTTGGCTGCCCAGCAAAAGAGCCTGCAGTCTGCAATAAGAGGACGTGCAACCTGCAAAAGCCCGGCGAGGGGGAGAGAATAATGGTTTCCTGCGTTGACTGCCCGCCCAACTATCCCTGGCTGGGAAATCCACTGGGGCAGTAG
- the wcd gene encoding U3 small nucleolar RNA-associated protein 18 homolog gives MSKVQHHSFVKKRKAKHTEDEVQDELTRLQEIVFRKAVQKDDQEVVDATYDLDDKKDDPPPEKKIRAPAWEDEEDFLLTVDDVVSNATDHPSLRRKSSLPLTSKTDRYDKMLAENLRAIVGTPKWAKLKESTGEEEEFGSKVLRNASQLLGSSSTLSATMLNYTRLNDMNEKGIAQKAIITSIEFNPTAQVSAVANRSGNVTFYQVDGDKNSLLHKIAFQKFPIDSAKFSPDGSEFLVGSSYRASFQSLDLATNKASMIPAPLSGPEFNNTELFCLSNNGQYIALAGKDGSVAILTSHTKELIHTLKVPCKCVSLSFSSDSSMLFTYSVDGKVYIWEVNQRKCLHRFVDEGCLRGVSMSLAPRDQYLALGSSSGIVNVYSQSSFMPTGEEISMYPQPVKAITNLTTEATCVQFNSSAQILAIASKMKDSSIKLVHLPTLTVFKNFPIVNMALGRVGSINFSPNSGYMAIGTNIGTAKLIRLNHFSNY, from the exons ATGAGCAAAGTCCAGCATCACTCTTTCGTCAAGAAACGAAAGGCGAAGCACACAGAAGACGAAGTTCAAGATGAATTAACAAG GCTGCAGGAAATTGTGTTCCGAAAGGCAGTTCAAAAGGATGATCAGGAGGTCGTTGATGCCACTTATGACCTAGATGACAAAAAAGACGACCCTCCCCCAGAGAAGAAAATCAGAGCTCCAGCTTGGGAAGACGAGGaagattttcttttgac gGTCGATGACGTGGTTAGCAATGCAACTGATCACCCCAGTCTGCGGCGAAAGTCATCCTTGCCTTTGACGTCAAAAACAGACCGATATGATAAAATGCTGGCGGAGAATTTGAGGGCCATCGTTGGCACTCCAAAATGGGCCAAGCTCAAGGAATCGACAGGGGAAGAAGAGGAGTTTGGCTCCAAAGTGCTCAGg AATGCGTCACAATTGCTTGGGTCGAGTTCCACCTTGTCTGCCACCATGCTGAATTACACTCGACTCAATGATATGAACGAGAAAGGAATTGCGCAGAAAGCGATTATCACGTCAATTGAGTTTAACCCGACTGCCCAAGTCTCAGCAGTGGCAAATCGGTCTGGCAATGTCACATTTTATCAA GTCGACGGCGATAAAAATTCGCTACTCCACAAAATAGCATTCCAGAAGTTCCCAATTGATTCTGCCAAGTTCTCACCTGATGGAAGTGAATTTCTTGTGGGATCTTCTTACAGAGCCAGCTTCCAGAGTTTGGACTTGGCTACAAACAAGGCTTCAATGATCCCAGCTCCTCTCTCAGGACCTGAATTCAACAATACTGAG ttattttgcCTATCCAATAATGGCCAGTACATTGCTCTTGCTGGGAAAGATGGATCGGTGGCAATCTTGACTTCTCACACCAAGGAGCTGATCCACACACTTAAAGTGCCTTGCAAGTGCGTTTCCCTCTCATTTTCCTCAGACTCGAGTATGCTCTTCACTTATTCAG TTGATGGCAAAGTTTACATCTGGGAAGTGAATCAAAGGAAATGCCTGCACAGGTTTGTGGATGAGGGATGCCTGCGAGGTGTGAGCATGTCTTTGGCACCGAGAGACCAGTATTTGGCTCTGGGCTCCAGCTCAGGCATCGTCAACGTCTACAGTCAAAGTTCCTTCATGCCAACTG GTGAGGAGATTTCCATGTACCCTCAGCCTGTGAAAGCTATCACGAATTTGACAACTGAAGCGACCTGTGTTCAATTCAATTCCTCAGCTCAGATTCTAGCCATAGCTTCAAAAATGAAGGACTCATCCATTAAACTA GTTCATTTGCCAACTTTGACGGTATTCAAAAACTTCCCCATTGTGAACATGGCGCTTGGAAGGGTAGGGAGCATCAACTTTTCACCCAACAGCGGTTACATGGCCATAGGAACCAATATTGGCACTGCCAAGCTTATAAG gTTAAACCACTTCAGCAATTACTGA
- the CHMP2B gene encoding charged multivesicular body protein 2b-B — protein sequence MNFFSKPTLKEEMRENDKVLRQVGRSLDRDKNQLDREENKLKADIKKAAQSGDKTTCTILAKQLVQLRKQKQKSMHAKGKVMSVGVHAKTMAANIKVAGALKTTTKTMSSMNRVMNPQKIAEDVREFEKNAMKMGMTDELVNDTLDDILAGSDEEEESDKIVTQVLDEIGIEMSGKISRAPAAPQHDIGASKLPTADELEAQLSKLRS from the exons atgaactttttctCGAAGCCAActttaaaag AGGAGATGCGGGAAAATGATAAAGTGCTCAGACAAGTTGGTCGCAGCCTTGATAGAGATAAGAACCAATTAGACagggaggaaaataaattg aaagCAGACATAAAGAAAGCAGCCCAGTCTGGTGACAAAACAACTTGCACAATTCTCGCTAAGCAGCTGGTCCAGTTGAGGAAGCAAAAGCAGAAAAGCATGCATGCCAAGGGCAAG GTGATGTCAGTCGGAGTACACGCTAAAACCATGGCCGCTAATATAAAAGTGGCAGGTGCTTTGAAGACTACAACGAAAACCATGAGCAGTATGAACAGGGTGATGAACCCCCAGAAAATCGCGGAGGACGTGAGGGAATTTGAAAAGAACGCGATGAAAATGGGAATGACTGATGAATTAG TTAATGACACTCTGGATGACATACTTGCTGGATCAGATGAGGAAGAGGAGTCAGACAAGATTGTCACTCAGGTTCTGGATGAGATCGGAATTGAGATGTCTGGCAAG atttctcGTGCTCCTGCTGCCCCGCAACACGACATTGGCGCCAGCAAATTGCCCACAGCTGATGAATTGGAAGCCCAGCTGTCCAAACTGCGGAGCTGA